A single window of Ferrimonas balearica DSM 9799 DNA harbors:
- a CDS encoding LytTR family DNA-binding domain-containing protein: MTDRTITAPNTPGRTAPSSWQTLVEALPQLMLDRELDKQLTTLSALFAQCFPGSYVDWHWRGRRYANLHPACEEQFRLSCNNLLSGRVYAERRVDEAVEAEQKAWLKACGDVITSHGRTQLSRADFNALSDIRVALPEAAYIQAANQYVELFDEQDNSQLFRVNLHQVEAMFGDVVIRVHRSYLVNAAAVTAVERKRNGRYVLKIGETVIPIGDSHLDAVRERHPGWFSQRPNPRPLQSWLYPKGDENGVKLTG, from the coding sequence ATGACAGACCGCACCATCACCGCCCCAAATACTCCTGGCCGAACGGCGCCCTCATCCTGGCAAACCCTGGTGGAAGCCCTGCCGCAACTGATGCTGGACCGGGAACTGGATAAGCAACTCACCACGCTATCGGCCCTGTTTGCCCAGTGCTTTCCGGGCAGCTATGTGGATTGGCACTGGCGCGGACGCCGTTACGCTAACCTGCATCCCGCTTGTGAAGAGCAGTTCCGGTTGAGCTGCAACAATCTGCTCAGTGGTCGTGTCTATGCCGAGCGTCGTGTAGACGAAGCGGTGGAAGCGGAGCAGAAAGCCTGGCTCAAAGCCTGCGGTGATGTGATCACCAGCCATGGCCGTACCCAGTTGAGCCGTGCCGACTTCAATGCCCTGAGTGACATTCGGGTGGCGTTGCCTGAGGCCGCGTATATTCAGGCTGCCAACCAGTACGTTGAGCTGTTTGATGAGCAGGACAACAGCCAGCTGTTCCGGGTCAACCTCCACCAGGTTGAGGCGATGTTTGGGGATGTGGTGATTCGCGTGCACCGCAGTTATCTGGTGAATGCCGCCGCCGTCACCGCGGTTGAGCGCAAGCGTAATGGCCGTTACGTGCTGAAAATCGGGGAAACCGTGATCCCCATTGGTGACAGCCACCTCGATGCGGTGCGGGAGCGCCACCCGGGTTGGTTCAGCCAACGCCCCAATCCACGCCCGCTGCAGAGCTGGTTGTACCCGAAAGGGGATGAAAATGGCGTAAAGCTGACCGGTTAA
- a CDS encoding tetratricopeptide repeat protein, protein MMRTPFFFLALITLMPPYGSVAEARVPEYVLNPQQVYLVPLGYEDLTDLRRHANLGQLPRCCSAGSLEPMAQQLRARLAQHGNDPRTLALLGQVELEQRLTNQASQRFEQALALDGQQIEALIGLAQLALAQGRKGDYQRYHFLIERHPGLEWPHLAYLAKAQLRLGHTSDAQRLVQQAERKWQRAASPQPK, encoded by the coding sequence ATGATGCGGACCCCTTTCTTTTTTCTCGCCCTTATTACCCTGATGCCGCCTTACGGTTCTGTTGCCGAGGCACGGGTGCCCGAGTACGTACTCAATCCCCAACAGGTCTATCTCGTGCCCCTCGGTTATGAGGACCTGACGGACCTGCGCCGCCACGCCAATCTGGGCCAACTCCCCCGTTGCTGTTCTGCCGGTTCCCTTGAACCGATGGCGCAGCAGTTGCGTGCCAGGCTGGCGCAACACGGTAATGACCCCAGAACGTTGGCTTTGCTCGGCCAGGTGGAACTGGAACAACGGCTGACCAATCAGGCCAGCCAACGCTTCGAGCAGGCGTTGGCACTGGACGGTCAACAGATTGAAGCCCTGATTGGATTGGCGCAGCTGGCACTGGCACAGGGTCGCAAAGGCGATTACCAGCGTTATCACTTCCTGATTGAGCGCCACCCCGGACTTGAATGGCCCCACCTGGCTTATCTGGCCAAGGCCCAACTGCGCCTCGGACACACCAGCGATGCACAACGACTGGTGCAACAAGCAGAGCGAAAATGGCAACGGGCGGCATCCCCCCAGCCTAAATAG
- a CDS encoding DUF2750 domain-containing protein encodes MSDNPIQPEIRAFIDAVTESGQIWALSAGDDWVVVDSAEFEETDALPLFSSEAGAKAICQDEWAEYVPTAIPVAEFFDSWLESLSEDQVVVGIDWDPSLEGVEIDPFELAKLMADKEV; translated from the coding sequence ATGAGCGATAACCCGATCCAACCCGAAATCCGTGCCTTTATCGATGCCGTCACCGAGAGCGGCCAGATCTGGGCACTCAGCGCTGGCGACGACTGGGTTGTCGTGGACTCAGCCGAATTTGAAGAGACCGATGCCCTGCCGCTGTTTTCCAGCGAGGCCGGTGCCAAGGCGATCTGTCAGGATGAGTGGGCGGAATACGTACCGACCGCCATTCCGGTGGCCGAGTTTTTTGACAGCTGGCTGGAAAGCCTGAGTGAAGATCAGGTGGTGGTTGGCATCGACTGGGATCCGTCACTGGAAGGGGTTGAGATCGACCCGTTCGAGCTGGCCAAGCTGATGGCCGACAAAGAGGTCTGA